From the genome of Miscanthus floridulus cultivar M001 chromosome 10, ASM1932011v1, whole genome shotgun sequence, one region includes:
- the LOC136484703 gene encoding beta carbonic anhydrase 5, chloroplastic-like, which produces MDLKARFMDFKQRNYVDNFSNYQSLAQRQTPKFMVVACADSRVCPAVVLGFQPGEAFIVRNVANLLIIDDKDEKLVSLKEQLGEARCTRP; this is translated from the exons ATGGATTTGAAAGCAAGATTCATGGACTTCAAACAGAGAAACTATGT GGATAATTTTTCAAATTACCAAAGTCTTGCTCAGCGGCAAACACCAAAG TTCATGGTGGTTGCTTGTGCTGACTCCAGGGTCTGCCCTGCCGTTGTTTTGGGGTTTCAGCCTGGGGAAGCATTTATAGTTCGTAATGTGGCAAATTTG CTAATCATCGATGACAAGGATGAGAAGCTGGTGAGCTTAAAGGAACAACTTGGCGAGGCGAGGTGTACAAGGCCGTAG